The window caaactccccaaaatcccaaaatcccaacccaaatttccccaaatccTTTTCCTGACCCTTCCCTGCCCCGTTTTGGGATCGCCCCCCTTTGACCTcgccccaaaattcccaaaattcccaaaactTGGGAGGGGACTGACCCCAAAAAGGGCGATCCCAACTCCAGCCCCGTTTTCCTGGCCCGAATTCCCGGATTTTTGGgcaataattataatttttattaattttttttccctccctccctgatgGTTTTTGTTGCTGTGGCTTCGGTGTCTCCGGGGATGGGGCGGAAtattgggatggaattccatgaaaagtttaaaaaaatcccttaaaaaaacctggaaaatcTTATTTCCCTCCATTACTTTGGAAAATGAATGAtttggggagggaggagcagatttcccccctttttttgcCCCAAAATAATTCCCTAAAAATGAGAATATTCCTTGGGGATTTAAGATTTAAATCGctgggggaaaagggaggggaaaaaactctttaaaatattttgggattTGTGTTCGTTTTCCCTCCGAGCGTCCCTAAAACTGCTGCGATTGGGCtggaaaatcccatttttggggtttttttgggatttttttgggggttttttggggatttttttggggttaAAATCCGCGCCCCCCACTCAGGGGCTGCTCTTAAAGGGCCAGCGCCGCTTTTCCCTCCCCGCCCTCctgggagattttgggggaattttgggggaatttggggggattttgggagaGCCCCGGACGCTCCGGGGACGGATTTGGTGATTTTGGGTGTGGGAAAAGCGATTTTGGGGCATTTCCCCTGATTTGGGAGCTGTAAATGGAATTTttgggggtgaatttgggggattttggctGCTCCAATCCCGGGGAAAGGGGGGAGACTCCGCCTCAAAACAcgaaatttttattttattttattttatttatttatttattttaatttttggggttttttgaatgCCCATTTCGgttttccaggctggaattcccagttgggagggcagggagcaggaaaggGTTAAAGAGGGGAGAATTTTGAGTGAAAttcctcccctttcccctcccccaaAACCTCAggttcttcctttttttttttttttttccctcttttttgaTCCCTTTAAAAATGTGGGAAAACGAGTCAGGAGGAGGGTTGCCCTTCccagttaatttatttttaaaaaaaaacaccaaaacccccccaaattgttcttttttctttaggtTAAAGTGGAAATAATGATGTAAAAAAATTCAATCTGGGTGGTTTTAATTCATTAATGcctaaaaaaaaacaccccaggGAATTCTTTCCTCTTCGTTTATCCCAAACTTTCCAAACCTCTCttaaacaaaatattcaaaaataattttaaaaccccaaaaaggCTCAAAACAGCACCAAAAAGGAGATTTGGGGTGTGTGGCTCCAAGAGGAATAAATTGATTTATTTGGGATTAATTCCTGGCATTCTCccaattattttcattatttgggGAATTGTTGCAGCAGAATTCTGTAAAAGTCTTAAACTGTGAAGAAGTGTTGtttaaaaatgggattttgtgAGCAAAAATGAGATTTTGGGTTAATTTGGGGTCATTTTGAgtgttttggtgggttttgggaactgtttttccttggattttgtTGATGGGAAAATTGGGGAGAAACTTGAAATTTCCAACTCCAAAACGTCCAAAATTCTCCTTGTTGGAATCACCggggaaaattttaaatttcatttaaatgaaattttttttttaagggaataaaaactccaaatccattttttttgggttgggattttggggttgggagtggatttgggatggattttaaccgaaaaatgggaattaaacGGGATTttcacccccagctcctcctggggtCGTGCTTTTgacattaattttaattaaaattataaaaaaattaatatttcaaattattttagtgGCATAAACATTCAGTTCAGGgcagaaaaatgctgggaaagTCCTAAAATTCACTTGGATTTTCCTCCAAATCTGGGGATTCCCATCAggaaaatcctcattttccaCGTGGAAATCCCAGACTGTGGATTCCCTGGAtcctgggggatttggggatttgggatccacCTGTCCTCACAGGCTCCGAGCGCTCCCAGAAATCCCAGGCTGTTGGAATTCCCTGGATCCtggaggggatttgggaatttgggaatttgggatccACCTGCCCCACAGGGaaactccagctcctgctccctccctgccgaGGGGATCCAGAGGAATTCCCAATTTTCCCTCCTTGCTGCCCCAATGTTGGGTTTGGGGCTCCAGACTTTGGGAATTCTGGGTTTTTGGGGGCGAGGGGCGCAGTGGAGGTTCCGCTCTCCATCGCAATTCCGCGATTTTCCTGGAATTTCGCCAGCTGAGCTCCGGCTTTGCCTCGATTCCCACAAAATTCCGGAGCCGTTGGGATCAGCCCTGGATGTGCAGGGAGATCCCTGTTCAATGATCCCAATTAACCGATCCTAATTAATCAATCCCAATTAACCGATCCTAATTAATCAATCCCAATTAATCGACCCCAAATAACCAATCCAAATAATTCCCGGCTGGAGGGAAGAGAGGTTGGGAGAAGGggctggaatttgggattttccctCTTCTCCAGGGCCGTCCATCCCTATCCCAAATATTCCCTGGAATTCCTGGATCCCGCCCGGCCGGGACCTCCCGAGGGGAAATTTGGGGGCATTTGGTGAATATTGAGATGGGAATTTCTGGGGTTTGGGTTTGCTTCCCcaggggaattttgggatcCTCCCGTGGCTCCTCTTCCCATAAAAATCTCCCCAAAATTGACCCAAGGAGCCCCAAATTCCCTGGAGAGGATTGGGATCCCCGGGCAGGGAAATCCCGACGGATTTGATGGAATTTGGATGGAATTTGGATGGAATTTGGATGGAATTGTTCCAGCTGTgtagggctgggaatggggaataaagggaatgaaaaagggaataaaaagggaataaaaaagggaataatAAAGGGAATAAAGAAGGGAATTCCCCAGGGCGGGCAGAATGCCATGAATCGTAAATCTGAGCGAGGTGTGACTGACAGCTGTCAATCACCCAGACAATGAGGCTCAATTAGCCGGGAATTCCGGGGTTTTGGGATCCTTCCCAGAGAGAGGCACCGGGCAGGATCCAGGTTTGGGATTTTCCCAGCCGCTCCCAGATGGGCGGAATTCCCCAAAATCCGGAATATTCCAGCTTTGATCCCGGGTTTATCCAGGGATTCTGGGGGGATTGGGAAGGGgtttgggatctgtgctgggatgAGGAACCGCTCCGGGAGAAACTTTCCCGTTAAACCTCGGGATTAAACCGTGGAGGGAGAAGCATTCTGGAATTCTGATCCCAGAGGAATTCTGGAATTCCACTCCTGGAATGAATCTGGAATTGCGTTCCTGGAGGAACTCTGGAATTCTGTTCCTGGGGGGATTCTGGAGTTTCCCAACTTGGGGGATTCTGGAATTTCACTTCCTAGAAAGGATTTTGGAATTTTCCTCCCAAAGGAATATCTGGAATTCTATTCCCAGAGGAATTCTGCTCCTGGAGAGATTCTGGAATTTCCCTCCCAGAGGGATTCTGGAATTATGTTCCTGGGAgaattctggaattctgctTCTGGAGAGATTCTGGAATTCTACTTCCAAAGGGATTCTGGAATTTTCCTCCCAGAGGAATTCCGAAATTCTGTTCCCAGAGGAGTTCTGCTCCTGGGGGGATTCTGGAATTTCACTTCAAGGGTGATTCTGGAATTCTGACCCTGGAGGGATTCTGGAATTCTGATCCCAGAGGAATTCTGGAATTTCACTTCCAGAGTGATTCTGGAATTCTGCTCCTGGGGGGTCTTatggaattctggaattcttTTTCAGGAGGGATCCCAGAATTTCCCTCCCATTGGGATTCTGGAATTCTGCTCCCAGAGGGATTCTGGAATTTCACTTCCAGAGGGATTCTGGAATTCTTTTTCAGGAGGGATTCCAGAATTCCTCTACAGCAGGATTCTGGAATTCTGCTCCCAGAGGGATTCTGGAATTCCACTCCTGGTGGAACCGTGGGGCAGTTCCAGCCCCACAACGACCTGGGACCCACCTGGAATTTCGGGGCTGGCTCCGATCCCCGGCCGTGCCCAATCCCGATTTTTCCACCCCTGCAGGAGCCGCAAGATCCAGATCCGGAACATTCCGCCGCAGCTGCGATGGGAGGTGagggcagcaccagagctggATTTCCCTCCTCCCCGTCATTAATTGGCTCTTAATTACCCCAGGCAGTCCCCGGCCATGCCGGGAAAGCGACACCGCCCGGAGCCCCCCCCCGGATCCCGCGATTCCCATTAATTCCCGTTAATTCCCGTTAATTTGTGATTTCGTTCCCTTTGTACGGGGCATGAAACGGATCCTCGCTTCCCGCTGGGAATCCCTGCTCCGCTCTCCCCTCCCGCTGGCTCCGGGCAGCTCCCCAGCCGTAATTACTCGGGAATTCTTAATGATCCTGATGGAATTATTAACGATCCTCATGACCCCGAGGCGTGGATGGGGATATCCCGGTGTGAACCGCGATTgattttccacttttttccctttttttccccaggttttGGATGGGCTGCTGGCCCAGTATGGCACCGTGGAGAGCTGCGAGCAGGGTAGGAGGGGAGGAAAGCCCAGATTTGGGGAATTTCATCCGGATTTGGGGAATTTCACCTGAATTTTGGGAGCTTCTGCTCCTGAGAAGGGAATAAAACCCGGATTTCAGGAATTTCTGCCCCATTTCAGAGGGAGAAGGGAGTAAACCCCAGATTTTGGGAATTTCTGCCCCGTTTCAGCAGGAAGAGGGAGTAAACCCCAGATTTTGGGAATTTAATCTGGATTTTGGAATTCTGCTCCATTTCAGGGAGAGGAAGGAATAAAAcctggattttggggatttctgCAGGGAATGAACCCTGGGGCTCGGGAATTCCTGGCCCTTTTTCGGGGATGGGAGGGAATAAAAACCTGATGTGTGCCTCTTTTCCCAAATTCCCGATTCcttttcccaaattcccaaattcccgaTTCCCGTTCCCAAATTCCCGATTCcttttcccaaattcccaattCCCGTTCCCAAATTCCCGATTTCTTTCCCCAATTCCCGCAGTGAACACGGACAGTGAGACCGCCGTGGTGAACGTCACCTACGCCAACCGGGAGCAGACCCGGCAGTGAGTGCCCCATTTCCTGGGTTtctccccaccccagccccattccctggggtccccccatcccagccctgttccccagtgtccccccaaacccaccccatgtcccggtgtcccccaaacccaccccatgtcccggtgtcccccaaacccaccccatgtcccggtgtccccccaccccagccttatttccccagtgtcccccaaccccagccccatttccccgtgtccccccagccccattccccacctgtcccccccagccccattccccagtgtcccccaaacccacccccGTGTCCCGGGTGtcccccaccccagccccatttcTCCGTGTCCCCTCAACCCATTCCAGCCCCATTTCCCCGTgtcccccaaacccaccccatgtcccggtgtcccccaaacccacccccgtgtcccggtgtccccccaACCTACCCCATTTCCCGGTGTCCCCCAACCCCACCccgtgtcccggtgtcccccagggccatcCTGAAGCTGAACGGGCACCAGCTGGAGAGCCACGCGCTCAAGGTCTCCTACATCCCGGACGAGCAGCCCGAGCAGGgccggcgcggcggggccggggccggggggcgcggcggggcccgcCCGGGGTCCCCCCTGCCCGCGGGGGCTCCCCCCAAGGCGCCGCCCCCCGACGTCCCCCTGCGGCTCCTGGTGCCCACGCAGTTCGTGGGCGCCATCATCGGCAAGGAGGGCGCCACCATCCGCAACATCACCAAGCAGACGCAGTCCAAGTGAGTCCCTCACCgtggggtgggctggggggagaCAGGGGGGATCCAGAGGTTCTCCAGAGGTTCTCCAGGGATGATCCAGAGGTTCTCCAAAAGTTCTCCAGGGGTGGTCCAGGGATCATCCAAAGGTTCTCCAGGGGTGATCCAAAGGTTCTCCAGAAGTTCCTTAGGGGTGATCCAGAAGTTCTCCAGGAGATCTGCAGGGGATCTCCCGGGGTTCTTCAGGGGGTCACCTGGGTTCTCCAGAAGTTCTTCAGGGGTGATCCAGGAGTTCTCCAGGGGTGATCCAGGGATGATCCAAAGGTTCTCCAGAAGTTCTCCAAAAGTTCTCCAGGGGTTCTCCAGGGATGATCCAAAGGTTCTCCAGGGGTAATCCAAAGGTTCTCCAGAAGTTCCTCAGGGGTGATCCAGGGCTTCTCCAGGGCTTCTTCAGGGGTGATCCAAAGGCTCTCCAGAGGTTCTCCAAGGGATGTCCAGGGGATCTCCAGGTGTTCTCTCCAAAAGTTCTCCAGGGATGATCCAGGGTTTCTCCAGGGGGTCTTCAGGGAGGTCTCCAGAGGTTCTTCAGGGGTGATCCAGGCGTGATCCAGAAGTTCTCCAGGAGATTTGCAGGGGATCTCCCGGGGTTCTTCAGGGGGTCACCTGGGTTCTCCAGAAGTTCTCCAGAAGTTCTTCAGGGGTGATCCAGGAGTTCTCCAGGGCTTGTCCAGGAATGCTCCAGGGGTGATCCAGAAGTTCTCCAGGGGATCTCCAGGGGTTCTTTAGGGGTTCTCCAGAGATGATCCAAAGGTTCTCCAGAAGTTCTTCAGGGGTGATCCAGGAGTTCTCCAGAGGTTCTCCGGGGGTGATCCAGAGGTTCTCTGGGGGTGATCCTGAGGTTCTCTAGGGGTGATCCAGAGGTTCTCCGAGGGTGATCCAGGGGTTCTCCAGAGGTTCTCCAGaactctccctcctcctgctgggaTGTCCCATTCCGGGGAGGCtctggggcctctcccagcgcCTCCCCGCGGTTTTCAGGATCGACGTGCACCGCAAGGAGAACGCGGGCGCGGCCGAGAAGGCCATCAGCATCCACTCCACGCCCGAGGGCTGCTCGGCCGCCTGCAGGATGATCCTGGACATCATGCACAAGGAGGCCAAGGACACCAAGACGTGAGAGCCCCAGATCCCACCTGGCTTCCTCCCGCCCTGCGCCCCAGGAATTTGGGGTGTGGGGGCTCCAGGCCTTGGGGTTTGGGCTTCCCCCGGCCCTCTGTGCCAAACCCTCCTTTCCCAGATCCAATAATCCCTTGGTTTgggttttccctcctttctaGATCCAATAATCCCTTGGTTTgggttttccctcctttcccaggtTCCACAATCCCTAGTTTTGGGTTTTCCCTCCTTTTgggttttccctcctttcccagatCCCATAATGccttggtttgggtttttcccttttcctagTTCCCATAATCCTTCCTGTGGGGTTTCTCTCCTTTGCCAGATCCCATAATCCCTCATTTTGGGTTTTCCcttcattcccagttcccataATCCCTCATTTTgggttttccctcctttcccaaaTCCCATAATTCCTCCTTTtgtgttttccctcctttcccagttCCCATAATCccttgttttgtgttttccctcctttcccacaTCCCATAATCATTTTTTATGGGTTTTCCCTCCCTTTGggttttcccctcctttcccagctgccCTAATCCctcctgtgggtttttttcccccgtTCCCGTTCCCAGGGCTGACGAGGTCCCCCTGAAGATCCTGGCCCACAACAACTTCGTGGGGCGCCTGATCGGCAAAGAGGGCCGGAACCTCAAGAAGGTGGAGCAGGACACCGAGACCAAAATCACCATTTCCTCGTAAGGGttggaggaggatgaggatgaggaggaggggagaggtTTCAGCCCCCAAAGTTCTCTCGGTGTTGTGCTCCCCTCTCCCATCCGCTCTGGGGTTCCCTCCCCTGGCtttggggtgccctgggtgtccccaggtgtgtccccatggaggaggaggaggaggaggactggggaggaggatgaggatggaggtGGGGGAAAGGTTTCAGCCCCCAAAGTCCTCTCGGGAATCCTCGGTGTTGGGttttctgtgctcccttttcCTGTCCCCTTTGGGGTGCCCTCCCCTGGCtttggggtgccctgggtgtccccacgTCCCCATGGgcgctgtccccaggctgcaggagctgaccCTGTACAACCCCGAGCGCACCATCACGGTCAAGGGCTGTCCCGAGAGCTGCTGCCGCGCCGAGCAGGAGATCATGAAGAAAGTGCGCGAGGCCTACGAGAACGACGTGGCCGCCATGAGCGTGAGTGGGGCCGGCCTGCGGGGATCCCACAAACCAGAGAGCTTCTCAACCCCGGCCTGATCCTGCAGGGGATCCCATAAAAACAGAGAGCCTCTCATTCCCGGCATGATCCTGACGGGGATCCCATAAACCAGAGAGCTTCTCAACCCCGGCGTGATCCTGCAGGGGATCCCATAAAAACAGAGAGCCTCTCATCCTGAGCATGATCCTGACAGGGATCCCACAAACCAGAGAGCTTCTCAACCCCGGCGTGATCCTGCAGGGGATCCCATAAAAACAGAGAGCCTCTCATTGCCGGCATGATCCTGACGGGGATCCCATAAATCAGAGAGCCTCTCATTCCCGGCATGATCCTGACAGGGATCCCACAAACCAGAGCCCATCTCATTGCCGGCATGATCCTGACAGGGATCCCACAAACCAGAGCCCATCTCATTCCTGGCATTATCCTGCAGGGGATCCCATAAACCACAGCCCATCTCATCCCCAGCATGATCCCGCCTTGTCCCCGATCCCATTCCTCCTCTCAGTCCAATCCTGCCTCATCCCCCATCCCATTTCTGCCCTCAGTTCAATCACCCCTGATCCTAGATTTTGGTTTCCCTCAATCCCAATCCCCCCTGACCCCACATTTTGGTCCCCTCAATTCAATCCCCATATCCCACATTTTGGTCCCCTAAATTCAATCCCCATATCCCATATTTTGATCCCCCCGGTTCCGATCCCCTGATCCCACATTTTGCTCCCCTCAGCTGCAGTCCCCATATCCCATATTTGGTTTCTCTCAGTCCCAACCCCCATATCGCATATTAAACTCCCTTCAATTCAATCCCCTGATGCCGTACTTCGGCTGCCCTCAGTTCCAATCCCCTGATCCCACATTTTGGTCCCCCCAGTTCCAATCCCCACATTTGTCCCCCCAGCTGCAGTCCCCATATCCCATATTTGGTTTcccccaatcccaatcccaatccccaCACTTGTGCCCCCAGCTGCAGTCCCCACATCCCATATTTGGTTTCCCCCAATCCCAATCCTCGTATCCCATATTTGGTTTcccccattcccaatcccaatccccaCATTTTGTCCTCCAGCTGCAGTCCCCATATCCCATATTTGTTTTCCCCCAATCCCAATCCCCACATTTGTGCCCCCAGCTGCAGTCCCCATATCCCATATTTGGTTTCCCCCAATCCCAATCCCCATATCCCATATTTGGTTTCCCCCAATCTCAATCCCAATCCCCACATTTGTGCCCCCAGCTGCAGTCCCACCTCATCCCCGGGTTGAACCTGGCCGCCGTCGGGCTCTTCCCAGCCTCCTCCACGGCGGTGCCGCCGCCCCCGAGCGGCGTCTCCGGGGCTGCTCCCTACAGCTCCTTCCTGGTGAGTGACCGGGGCTGGGGACATTCCCATGGAGACCCCGGCGTGGGCAGTGACCATGAGGACATTCCCATGGAGACCCCTGGGATGGGCAGTGACCATGGGGACATTCCCATGGAGACCCCGGCGTGGGCAGTGACCCCAAATAGTGGGGACATTCCCATGGAGACCCCGGGGTGGGCAGTGACCCTAAATAGTGGAGACATTCCCATGGAGACCCCGGGGTGGGCAGTGACCCCAAATAGTGGGGACATTCCCATGGAGACCCCGGCGTGGGCAGTGACCGTGGGGACATTCCCATGGAGCCCCTGGGGTGGGCAGTGATGCCAAATAGTGACACTGACCCCAAAATACTGACCCCAAATGGTGACAGTGACCCCAAATAGTGACAGCTACACTAAATGGTGACAGTGACCCTAAATGGTGACAAACGGTGACAGTGACCCCAAATAGTGACAGCGACCCTAAATGGTGACAGTGACCCTAAATGGTGACAAATGGTGACGGTGACCCCAAATAATGACAGTTACCCTAAATAACAGGTAACAGTGACTCTAGCCAGTGACCCTGGCCCCAAAATGGTGACAGTGACCCCAAATATTGACAGTGACCCCAAATGGTGACAGTGATCCCAAACAGTGACAATGACCCCAAAGTGGTAACAGTGACGACCCTGGTCCCGAGACGGTGCCAGTGACCCCAAACAGTGACAGTGACCCCAGAGGGTGACCCTGGCCCTGAAATGGTGCCAGTGACCCCAAACAGTGACAGTGACCCCAGAGGGTGACCCTGGCCCTGAAATGGTGGCAGTGACCCCAGTTCTgaccccggccccgctcccgtcCCGCAGCCCCCCGAGCAGGAGACCGTGCACGTGTTCATCCCGGCGCAGGCGGTCGGGGCCATCATCGGCAAGAAGGGCCAGCACATCAAGCAGCTCTCGCGCTTCGCCAGCGCCTCCATCAAGGTGGGCACGGCCTCGGTGACCCTTGGTGACCCTCGGTGGCCCTTGGTGGGCCCAGCTGTCCCGTTTTATTCTGAGAAGAACCCCGGGAAGCCTGGGCAGGACTGTAGCATCATGTCCATCCCATGTCCATCCATATCCATCCCATGTCCATCCCGTGTCCATTCATGTCTGTCCCGTGTCCATCCATGTCGATCCATCCCATGTCTATTGTGTCCATCCCATGTCCACCCGTGTCCATCCCATGTCCATCCGTGTCCGTCCCGTTGCAGATCGCGCCCCCGGAGACGCCGGACTCCAAGGTGCGCATGGTGGTGATCACCGGCCCGCCCGAGGCGCAGTTCAAGgttgtcactgctgtcacccctctgggg is drawn from Melospiza georgiana isolate bMelGeo1 chromosome 28, bMelGeo1.pri, whole genome shotgun sequence and contains these coding sequences:
- the IGF2BP1 gene encoding insulin-like growth factor 2 mRNA-binding protein 1 isoform X2; amino-acid sequence: MNKLYIGNLPEGVTAAELEKVFAEHQISFSGQFLVKSGYAFVDCPDEQWAMKAIETFSGKVELHGKQLEIEHSVPKKQRSRKIQIRNIPPQLRWEVLDGLLAQYGTVESCEQVNTDSETAVVNVTYANREQTRQADEVPLKILAHNNFVGRLIGKEGRNLKKVEQDTETKITISSLQELTLYNPERTITVKGCPESCCRAEQEIMKKVREAYENDVAAMSLQSHLIPGLNLAAVGLFPASSTAVPPPPSGVSGAAPYSSFLPPEQETVHVFIPAQAVGAIIGKKGQHIKQLSRFASASIKIAPPETPDSKVRMVVITGPPEAQFKAQGRIYGKLKEENFFGPKEEVKLETHIRVPASAAGRVIGKGGKTVNELQNLTAAEVVVPREQTPDENEQVIVKIIGHFYASQMAQRKIRDILAQVKQQHQKGQGGQSQSRRK
- the IGF2BP1 gene encoding insulin-like growth factor 2 mRNA-binding protein 1 isoform X1; the encoded protein is MNKLYIGNLPEGVTAAELEKVFAEHQISFSGQFLVKSGYAFVDCPDEQWAMKAIETFSGKVELHGKQLEIEHSVPKKQRSRKIQIRNIPPQLRWEVLDGLLAQYGTVESCEQVNTDSETAVVNVTYANREQTRQAILKLNGHQLESHALKVSYIPDEQPEQGRRGGAGAGGRGGARPGSPLPAGAPPKAPPPDVPLRLLVPTQFVGAIIGKEGATIRNITKQTQSKIDVHRKENAGAAEKAISIHSTPEGCSAACRMILDIMHKEAKDTKTADEVPLKILAHNNFVGRLIGKEGRNLKKVEQDTETKITISSLQELTLYNPERTITVKGCPESCCRAEQEIMKKVREAYENDVAAMSLQSHLIPGLNLAAVGLFPASSTAVPPPPSGVSGAAPYSSFLPPEQETVHVFIPAQAVGAIIGKKGQHIKQLSRFASASIKIAPPETPDSKVRMVVITGPPEAQFKAQGRIYGKLKEENFFGPKEEVKLETHIRVPASAAGRVIGKGGKTVNELQNLTAAEVVVPREQTPDENEQVIVKIIGHFYASQMAQRKIRDILAQVKQQHQKGQGGQSQSRRK